In Haladaptatus cibarius D43, the sequence ACTTCGGCCTGATACTGCCGCCCGTCTGCCGAGGCGATTTCGACGCCGAGGTGGTCTACTTCGACCCATTTCACGTTGTCGAGCGTCGCTTCGGCTCGGTCGATGGCGTCGTCGGCGGCGGCGTCGAAACTCTCGTCGCTGGTTCCGATGAGGGTG encodes:
- a CDS encoding dodecin, giving the protein MVFKKITLIGTSDESFDAAADDAIDRAEATLDNVKWVEVDHLGVEIASADGRQYQAEVTVAFELEE